Proteins co-encoded in one Polynucleobacter sp. MG-6-Vaara-E2 genomic window:
- a CDS encoding (2Fe-2S)-binding protein → MAVSFTLNGKTVNFDGDPETPILWVLRDHLDVTSPKYGCGAALCGACTVHLEGAAIRSCSTPVAAAAGKKVTTLEGLSAKVGKALQDAWIEFDVPQCGYCQTGQMMSAADLLSKNKKPNSDEIKSAMSGNICRCGTYARIEKAVKRAADKLA, encoded by the coding sequence ATGGCCGTATCTTTTACTCTCAATGGTAAGACTGTGAATTTTGATGGGGATCCAGAAACCCCAATACTATGGGTCTTGCGTGATCATCTGGATGTTACTAGTCCAAAGTATGGCTGTGGAGCAGCTCTCTGCGGCGCCTGTACTGTCCATCTTGAGGGTGCTGCCATCCGCTCTTGTTCTACGCCCGTAGCCGCAGCTGCTGGTAAGAAAGTCACTACTCTTGAAGGCTTGTCTGCCAAGGTGGGCAAGGCATTGCAAGATGCTTGGATTGAGTTTGATGTCCCTCAGTGTGGCTACTGTCAAACAGGACAGATGATGTCGGCAGCCGATTTACTATCTAAAAATAAAAAGCCTAATAGTGATGAGATTAAGAGCGCGATGAGTGGCAATATCTGTCGTTGCGGAACTTATGCCCGTATAGAAAAAGCAGTTAAACGCGCTGCTGATAAATTGGCTTAA
- a CDS encoding xanthine dehydrogenase family protein molybdopterin-binding subunit: protein MKNHSLKNQSRRQFIQQSATVGGAFVLGMYLPMASEAATDSGEKPALANAWIQITPSNQITLICARSEMGQDVYTSMPALLAEELNLPLSMIKVEIAGVAPVYINAMLGGQITGGSTSVREAFDKLRTAGAATRAVLVQAAAQKWNVAVADCKAMNGKVTHSSGKSATYGDLAADAAKLPLPEKPALKSPANFMVIGKETMRRLDTPAKVSGKAVYGIDVKIPGMAIASLAQCPVIGGIPTSYDASAALKVSGVIKVVQISDGVAVLAKDFYAARKGRDALKITWNEGSNANLNNAVVRKSLEEGLSKKGAIIKTVGDVYASVPNGKSLSAQYFLPYLAHSTMEPVNCSADVSNGKCRIIGPIQFQQGGQAVAAAAAGVKPEDVTIETTFLGGGFGRKLELDFIRQAAEISKAAGMPVKMLWTKEDDITHDFYRPMSIHKVEGVLGSNGQLTSMKAKMVSQSVTARAFPGFVKDGFDPFMVEGSNNITYDIPNMEITNVITDTGLRVGYWRSVSNALNAFAIESFVDEAANAAGKDPVAFRLASLSKHPRAKHVLETAVKKSGYVSGSKRFGVAQMECYDTYSACVVELDSEATETKVKKITFVSDCGIAVHPDQARAQLTGGVIYGLSAALGNVITIENGRVQQTNFNNYPSLRQNQVPVIEVHLIPSQEKPGGLGEVGVPLVAPALANAIAAATGKRIRELPVKA, encoded by the coding sequence ATGAAAAATCATTCTTTAAAGAATCAAAGTCGTCGTCAATTCATTCAACAAAGTGCCACAGTTGGCGGTGCCTTTGTGCTGGGCATGTATTTGCCAATGGCTAGCGAAGCTGCCACCGATTCGGGTGAGAAGCCAGCATTAGCAAATGCCTGGATTCAAATTACCCCCAGCAATCAAATTACTTTAATTTGCGCTCGCTCTGAAATGGGTCAGGACGTTTATACCTCTATGCCAGCGCTTCTTGCTGAGGAGTTGAACTTACCCCTCTCAATGATCAAGGTTGAGATTGCAGGCGTCGCTCCAGTCTATATTAATGCGATGTTGGGTGGTCAAATCACTGGCGGCTCTACATCAGTTCGTGAAGCCTTTGATAAGCTCAGAACTGCTGGAGCAGCTACTCGCGCAGTTCTAGTACAAGCTGCAGCTCAGAAGTGGAATGTAGCGGTAGCGGACTGTAAGGCGATGAATGGTAAGGTGACGCACTCTAGTGGCAAGTCAGCCACTTATGGCGATCTTGCAGCTGATGCTGCTAAGTTGCCATTGCCAGAGAAACCAGCCTTGAAATCACCAGCTAACTTTATGGTGATAGGAAAAGAAACCATGCGGCGCTTAGATACGCCAGCTAAAGTTTCTGGAAAAGCTGTCTATGGAATAGATGTCAAGATTCCGGGGATGGCAATTGCATCGCTGGCTCAGTGCCCAGTCATTGGCGGCATACCAACATCCTATGATGCATCAGCTGCTCTCAAAGTATCTGGGGTTATTAAAGTAGTTCAGATTTCAGATGGTGTTGCAGTCTTAGCGAAAGATTTTTATGCAGCACGTAAAGGTAGAGACGCTCTCAAGATCACTTGGAATGAAGGATCTAACGCAAACTTAAACAATGCTGTTGTGCGGAAATCTCTAGAAGAGGGCTTATCCAAGAAGGGTGCAATCATTAAGACGGTAGGTGATGTCTATGCAAGTGTCCCCAATGGCAAATCTCTGAGTGCGCAGTACTTCTTGCCATATCTCGCTCACTCGACGATGGAGCCAGTGAACTGTTCTGCCGATGTTTCTAATGGGAAGTGCAGAATTATTGGTCCAATTCAATTCCAGCAAGGTGGTCAGGCAGTTGCAGCTGCTGCGGCTGGCGTTAAGCCAGAAGATGTCACTATTGAAACCACATTTTTAGGTGGTGGTTTTGGACGTAAGCTGGAGCTTGACTTCATCCGTCAGGCAGCTGAAATTTCAAAAGCAGCGGGTATGCCAGTGAAGATGCTTTGGACTAAAGAAGATGACATCACACATGACTTCTATCGTCCAATGAGTATTCATAAGGTTGAAGGCGTATTGGGTTCAAATGGCCAATTGACCAGTATGAAGGCAAAGATGGTTTCTCAATCCGTCACGGCTCGTGCATTTCCTGGATTTGTGAAGGATGGTTTTGATCCTTTTATGGTCGAGGGTTCAAACAACATTACTTATGACATTCCCAACATGGAAATCACCAACGTTATTACGGATACCGGATTACGGGTTGGTTATTGGCGTTCAGTAAGTAATGCATTGAATGCATTTGCAATTGAGAGTTTTGTGGATGAAGCTGCAAATGCTGCTGGCAAAGATCCGGTTGCTTTCCGCCTTGCCTCCTTAAGCAAACATCCAAGAGCAAAACATGTTCTTGAAACTGCCGTGAAAAAGTCTGGCTATGTCTCAGGTAGCAAACGTTTTGGTGTTGCTCAAATGGAGTGCTATGACACTTACTCAGCATGTGTTGTGGAGCTTGATAGTGAGGCGACTGAGACTAAGGTGAAAAAGATTACTTTTGTTTCTGATTGCGGTATTGCAGTTCACCCTGATCAGGCAAGGGCTCAGCTCACGGGTGGCGTCATTTATGGTTTGAGTGCCGCACTGGGGAATGTGATTACCATCGAAAACGGCCGTGTACAGCAAACAAACTTCAATAATTACCCAAGTTTGCGTCAAAACCAGGTGCCAGTGATTGAGGTTCACTTGATTCCTAGCCAAGAGAAGCCGGGTGGCTTGGGCGAGGTTGGGGTGCCATTGGTAGCGCCTGCTCTAGCTAATGCGATTGCTGCGGCTACTGGTAAGCGAATTCGAGAATTGCCAGTGAAAGCCTAG
- the secA gene encoding preprotein translocase subunit SecA, protein MVIGLLKTLVGSRNDRLLKQYRKVVAKVGAFESNLQSLDDAALAAKTAEFKSRLANGESLDDIAPEAFAVVREASVRVMKMRHFDAQLMGGLALHQGKIAEMGTGEGKTLTATLPVYLNALTGNGVHVVTVNDYLAQRDAEWMSKLYNFLGMKVGVNLSQMDHKTKQEAYAADITYGTNNEFGFDYLRDNMVQDVDQRVQRGVAYAIVDEVDSILIDEARTPLIISGQADDHTDLYIKINALPAHLERQIGEEKADGTGVEKPGDYWVDEKSQQVYLTEQGHDKAEQILVQIGALNDGDSLYSPQNITLMHHVYAALRAHTLYNRDQHYVVQNKEVIIVDEFTGRLMQGRRWSDGLHQAVEAKEGVPIQNENQTLATITFQNYFRMYGKLAGMTGTADTEAYEFKEIYNLETVVIPPNRISQRKDKQDQIYKSSRERYDAVIKDIEDCYERGQPVLVGTTSIENSELIAGLLDKRKLPHQVLNAKQHAREAEIIAQAGRPKMITIATNMAGRGTDIVLGGNVGKQSSLIEVDEALSESEKAAKIKQLQDEWQSIHDQVLAAGGLHIIGTERHESRRIDNQLRGRSGRQGDPGSSRFYLSLDDPLLRIFAGDRLRAVMERLKMPDGEPIEAGMVTRSIESAQRKVEGRNFDMRKQLLEYDDVANDQRKETYRLRNEVLESKDIGELIANLREDVLRSICSLYVPLESMEEQWDLCGLENVLANEWGLTVDLQKWVEGAASVDDSEIVERVLQAAKDAYDAKVELSGRESFASFERSVLLYSVDTHWREHLAALDHLRQGIHLRGYAQKDPKQEYRREAFGLYGELLNVIKNDVVKSIMTVQIRSASELDQASDSMNEELAKLKDLQYQHADADMEVAGSTGDRGAAIDIQPAPVRTGPKIGRNDPCSCGSGKKYKNCCGALA, encoded by the coding sequence ATGGTAATCGGTCTTCTTAAAACCCTGGTCGGCAGTCGTAACGACCGCCTCTTAAAACAGTATCGCAAAGTCGTTGCCAAGGTTGGCGCTTTTGAGTCTAACCTGCAATCTTTGGACGATGCTGCACTTGCGGCTAAAACTGCTGAATTTAAGTCTCGTTTAGCCAATGGCGAATCTTTGGATGACATTGCGCCTGAGGCTTTCGCTGTTGTGCGTGAAGCTAGTGTACGCGTCATGAAGATGCGGCACTTTGATGCACAACTGATGGGTGGTTTGGCACTTCATCAAGGCAAGATTGCTGAGATGGGTACAGGCGAAGGTAAAACGCTAACCGCGACACTCCCAGTCTATTTAAATGCTTTGACGGGCAATGGTGTGCATGTTGTTACCGTGAACGACTATTTGGCACAACGCGATGCTGAGTGGATGTCTAAGTTATATAACTTCTTAGGTATGAAAGTTGGCGTGAATCTATCGCAGATGGATCATAAGACTAAGCAAGAAGCATATGCAGCAGATATCACTTATGGCACCAATAACGAATTTGGTTTTGATTACTTGCGCGACAACATGGTCCAAGATGTGGATCAGCGTGTACAACGTGGCGTAGCTTACGCCATCGTCGACGAGGTCGACTCAATCCTGATTGATGAGGCGCGCACACCATTGATTATTTCTGGCCAGGCAGATGATCATACTGATCTTTACATCAAGATCAATGCGCTCCCGGCACATTTAGAGCGTCAAATTGGCGAGGAGAAAGCCGATGGCACTGGCGTTGAAAAGCCAGGTGATTACTGGGTTGATGAAAAATCGCAGCAGGTATATTTGACTGAGCAAGGTCACGATAAGGCTGAGCAAATCTTGGTACAAATTGGTGCCTTGAATGATGGCGATTCTTTGTACTCCCCGCAAAATATTACGTTGATGCATCACGTGTATGCTGCCTTGCGCGCTCATACTTTGTATAACCGTGATCAGCATTATGTTGTGCAAAACAAAGAAGTCATCATTGTTGATGAGTTCACTGGCCGTTTAATGCAAGGTCGCCGCTGGTCTGATGGCTTACATCAGGCAGTAGAGGCTAAAGAGGGTGTTCCGATTCAGAATGAGAATCAAACCTTAGCAACAATTACCTTCCAGAATTATTTCCGCATGTACGGCAAGTTGGCAGGTATGACTGGTACTGCTGATACTGAAGCGTACGAGTTCAAGGAAATTTATAACCTTGAAACCGTGGTGATCCCTCCTAATCGGATTAGTCAAAGAAAAGATAAGCAAGATCAAATTTATAAGTCTTCTCGCGAGCGTTATGACGCAGTGATTAAAGATATTGAAGATTGCTATGAGCGTGGTCAGCCAGTACTGGTTGGAACAACCTCAATTGAAAATTCAGAGTTAATTGCTGGCTTATTGGATAAACGTAAGTTACCGCATCAAGTATTAAATGCCAAACAGCACGCCCGCGAAGCAGAAATCATTGCGCAAGCAGGTCGTCCAAAAATGATCACGATTGCCACTAACATGGCTGGTCGTGGTACCGATATCGTGCTCGGTGGAAATGTAGGTAAACAGTCCTCTTTAATTGAGGTTGATGAAGCGCTTTCTGAGTCAGAAAAAGCTGCCAAAATTAAACAATTGCAAGATGAGTGGCAAAGTATTCACGATCAAGTGTTGGCTGCTGGTGGCCTACACATTATCGGAACTGAGCGCCATGAAAGCCGTCGTATTGATAACCAGTTAAGAGGACGCTCTGGTCGTCAAGGCGACCCAGGCTCTTCACGCTTCTATCTCTCTTTAGACGATCCTTTGTTGCGCATTTTTGCTGGTGACCGCTTGCGAGCTGTCATGGAGCGCTTGAAGATGCCTGATGGCGAACCTATTGAAGCGGGTATGGTGACTCGTTCGATTGAATCAGCTCAGCGCAAGGTTGAGGGTCGCAACTTTGATATGCGTAAGCAGTTGCTTGAGTATGACGACGTTGCGAACGATCAGCGCAAAGAAACATATCGTCTCAGAAATGAAGTGCTTGAGAGTAAAGATATTGGTGAACTCATTGCGAATTTGCGTGAGGATGTATTACGTTCTATTTGTTCTCTCTATGTTCCTCTTGAATCCATGGAAGAGCAGTGGGACTTGTGTGGTCTTGAGAACGTTCTTGCAAATGAGTGGGGCCTCACTGTAGATTTGCAGAAATGGGTCGAGGGCGCGGCAAGTGTTGATGACTCTGAAATTGTTGAGCGAGTGCTGCAGGCGGCTAAAGACGCTTATGACGCCAAAGTTGAGCTATCTGGACGTGAATCCTTTGCGAGTTTTGAGCGCTCCGTTCTTCTATACAGTGTTGACACTCACTGGCGTGAACATTTGGCCGCTTTGGATCATTTGCGTCAAGGTATTCATCTACGTGGTTATGCCCAAAAAGACCCCAAACAAGAATATCGTCGCGAGGCCTTTGGGCTTTACGGTGAACTCTTGAATGTCATCAAGAATGACGTTGTGAAGAGCATCATGACGGTGCAGATTCGTAGCGCTAGTGAATTGGATCAAGCATCAGATTCGATGAATGAAGAGTTGGCCAAGTTAAAAGACCTTCAGTATCAGCATGCAGATGCTGACATGGAGGTTGCTGGCTCGACTGGGGATCGTGGCGCTGCTATTGATATTCAGCCTGCACCAGTTCGTACTGGTCCTAAAATCGGTCGCAATGATCCTTGCTCATGCGGTAGTGGTAAGAAATATAAAAATTGTTGCGGTGCATTGGCATAG